The nucleotide sequence TAAGGCGATCCAAAAGATGTAACGACCCGCGCTCTGGCTCATTGTGCATATTGCTATTTGCACTTTGCATTTCGCTCAGCCCCCTTCCGCCACCCATCCGACGACGCGGCCGAATGCCTGCAACCCACGATGCGCCACGGTCGCGTACGTGTACACGACAATGCCGAGCAACGTGGTCACCCACAGCAGTTCCGTCAGCGCGGCCCCGCGACTAGTGCAGATACGTCTCGACATCATCGGTCCATCCCTCCACTTCGTCGAAATAACGCAATCCGCGATAACCCAACGCCGGCTGCTGAAGCGTGGCGAGCGGCATCAATGTGGCCTCGTAGGTCCAACCGGCATCTTCGGCACTCGCTCGTGCCTCGGCCTCGTCGTCGGTTTCCAGAAACGCGGTTCGTTCCACCGAGCCCCCATACGGCTGTGCCGCGGCCGAGCCCTGGAGCCACAGGTCGCTGTCGTCGAAGGTGTCGGGAAAGTAGCTGAGTGGCGGACGACTGCGAAGACGCACCGCGAACGCGACTTGCTGCCCCTCTCCGGGGGGCTTCAAGCGATACGACAGCAGGCGTTCTGTGACTTCTTGCACCCGCGCGGGGTCTTCGAAACCGTCGCCGCCGTCGGTGTAGCTCGCCGTCAATTCGGGCCACTGGTCGGCGCGGACTTGGTCGCCACCGAAATCGAACAGCGGCTCGTCTGCAATGCAGCGCCGGCCTTCACTTGTGGGGACGACCCGCGTGCCGCCGACTAACGGCAGCAGCTCGGCCCACGGGGCCTGCGCCTCCACGACGGCCAACGCTGCGTCGCAGGCCCGTGTGTAGCCGTCGGCCACGGCGGTGTCCATCTCGCCACGAATCGCGTCGATAGTGGCCTGGCGGGCCGCAAATTGGGATTTCGCCTCCGCCTCGTCTTTATGTTGGTGCTGCTGCACGTGCCGTTCATGCTCGACGAATTCGCGATGGATCCGCCAATTCTGCTGCCCCAGTTGGTTCAATGTCGTGGCCAATGAATCCGCTGCGGCCAACGCGGCACGATCCGCCACGACTTGTAATCGCACCTTCGTGACGACCGTGAGCGCCACGTCGGCCAGCACTACGAGCAGCACGATCAGCAGCGGGAGCAACAACAACGCGAGGATCGCCACTTGGCCGCGAGTCCGTGCTGCTCGCATGGCTGTCTGATGCATGTGGCGGTGCGTGCTCATGGCAACGGATTATCTCCCTGCGGGGCGGCATGCCCGACCGGTTGCGGGACGTGGCCGAGTCGCCACGGCGGCGCCAATTGTTGCCAACGCCGCGCCCGCGAGTCGATTGCATCCATTTGCCACGACGCCACCAGATCGCCATCCGCCACTTGGACACTCGCCGCACGAATCCCGATAAACATGGCATAGACGCTGACCAATTTTTCCACGCCGCGCACCGCGAACCAAACAACCGAGAGGAGTCCCGCCAGGAACAGCGGCAACGCCAACACCAATTCGACGAGGGTGCTGCCGCGGGTTGTGTGCCGTCGGCTGGTCATTAGCACTGTCCATTCGGTCCGCACTGCGTCAGCGGATTGTTTTGGAATCGCTGCGTGAGACTCTGTGTCAGCGTCTGCGTCCCTTGTTGCATGTTGGGGATCAGAAACGACGCCGCGGCCAAGAGACCGAGTACGATGACTGAAATAATCAGCACGTATTCCGTCGCCGTCTGACCGCGTTGATTACCAAACCGTCTCCGTTGTCGTTGCATCATTGCGCCTCCCTCTATTGTTCGGTTCATTGCACCGCATCCGTGCCAACTCGCGCGGTGATGTCGTGATGGAAATGCCGCAACGCGTGCCACAGCCGCGGCGTGAGCATGGCGGCGACAACGCCCAACACGATCACCGCCACACCCAACAGATATTCCACACTCGATTGCCCCCGGCTCATGGCCACCACAAGCTTGCAGCCCGTGTGCCAAGTCATGCACGGCGGCATCTCAAGTGCGTTGCGTATCCAGACGGAGTCAGTGAATGTCTCTGGACCAGACGGAGTGAAGGAATATCCAGACGGAGTCAGCAGAGCGTTCGATTTTCAAACACTTCCGTTCAAACAACAAACGGGACTATCGAACGGTCCCATGCTAGCGGCTGAGTATGCAGCAGCTCTTTCGTCTCTATCGACATATCGTGAAAGGACTACAGACGGAATCCGTTGCAGTGGCGGCATTGCTCCCCAACGCTGGCCTGGAATGGGATCGCAATTTTGCGTTGCAACATGTGTCGACGCTGAGCGCGGACCTGATAGCAACGACCGCGCATCCATGGATCTCGAAGAAGCGGCTCCTCACGCAACACGATTTTCCACAACTCGCACGACTCCGTCCGCACTGGGACGCCGCACAGCGGACGCTGTCTTTGTGGCTGGAAGATCATTGCCTCATTGCGGCCGATTGTTCGACATTGGCCGGTCGGCAACGACTGGCGTCCGTCGTGGAGGAATACCTTGCGCACGGTGCAGCATTCGAACGGGCGTATCATCCGACGATGGAACACGTACAGCTCCTGGGCGATGCGGCACGGCCGCAGACGCGCTATACCGATGCGAACCAAGGCCCAGTGTCCGTGGCACTACGCGCGTCGCTCGCAGATATGGAACAGCGCTATCAGCACTCGATCGACCTGCGGCGTTTTCGTATTAATGTGTGGCTGGGGGCGGCACGGCCTGGAACGAATTGCAATGGAGCGGTCGGCGGCTCACGATCGGCGCCGTCACACTTCAGCTCACTAAACCGATTGGTCGCTGCCCCAATATCGATGTCGATTCGGAAACTGGCGTGCATCGCCAGCCATTGTTCGATCAGATGGCGAGCCGGCTGGGGCACCGCTACCTCGGCATCCGCGCTGCAGTCATAACCGGGGGTCAGATCCGCATCGGCGAGCCATGGCGAGTGGAACCAGATTGACCAGCCGCCCGGACACTGCAAACATCTCAAGAAGTTTGGCATCCGACGGAGTCAGCACTATTTTGGTATTTTGGCGTACTTTGGCGCACACAGCGATGCATGTGCGAGCATGCGACACACCATCCGATTCCCGGTTGCGCTTGCCTCTCGGCCACCGTCTGCTACAGATCCCCCATGCGCACGATCGGCCTCATAGGTGGATTGAGTCCGGAATCCACTGTGGTTTATTATCAAACACTCAATCACCTCGTGCGGGCGCGACTCGGCGGATTGCATTCGGCGCCGCTCGTCCTCTACTCGGTCGATTTTGGACACCATGTCGAGATGGGGCAGCGCAGCGATTGGGCTGGGCTCTCGCGGGAGCTCGTGGCTGCCGCCCAAGCGGTCGAACGTGCCGGCGCGGCGTGTCTATTGATCGGCGCCAATACGATGCATCGCTGGGCCGATGACGTGGCGGCAGCGGTAACAATCCCCCTCATACATCTGGTCGATGTCACCGCTGCGGCGATTCAGGCGCGCGGCTGCCGGCAGGTGGGCTTGTTGGGCACGCGCTACACGATGGAAGACGGCTTCTATCGCGATCGGCTGCGTGAGCGCTACGCGATCGAGACGCTCGTGCCGGATGCGACGGAGCAACAATTCGTTCACGATTCGATCTATGGCGAATTGTGCCATGGAACAGTGACGTCGGCCACGCAGCAACGGTATCGCGAGCTGGTCGAGCGATTTCAACAACAGGGCGCCGACGGAGTAATCCTCGGCTGCACTGAAATTCCCCACATCTTGCGCCCCGAGCAGAGCGCCGTGCCATTGTTCGATACGGTGCGGATCCACTGCGAGGCCGCCGTCGCGTGGGCGTAGGATGCGGAGGGTGGATGACTCCTCTCGCAACAAAAAAGGAACGCCTATGTCGATTCGCCCACTGACCACATTTGCGGATTTTGACGATTGCCAACGGGTGCAGCGGCAGGTCTGGAGTTTCGATGAAAGCGAAGTCGTGCCCACCCATCTCTTCGCCGCGTTGGTCGGACCACACGGACACGGCGGACTCTTGTTTGGACGGCGGCTGCTGCTCGCGGCCGCGGAGCAAGCAAGTGCCGCTGGGCATACAACATTAGAATGGACCTACGACCCGCTCGAATCGGTGAATGCCTATCTGTATCTGCACAAGTTGGGCGCCGTTGCGACGGCGTATTTCGATGGCTACTATCCCATCAAGACGGCGGGCCTCCGTGCGAACTTGCCGCAAGATCGACTCAAGGTCGTTTCGGAGTGTCATGCCACTGTGTCGCGGGAGCGCGCCCCGTCCACGTCGGTGGTCCCCACTCGCACCATTACTATCCCCGGAGATGTGCAGTCACTCAAACAGTCCGACTCAGCACTGGCGCTGCAACTGCGCCTGACCACGCGTGCCCAATTCCATCACCATCTAACCCGCGATGGATGTCGAGCGGCAGATTACACCTAACAATGCAGCCACAGGCACGGGAACATATCATCTGTGGCCTGATAACACTGTCCGAGTACTGTCAGACGGAGTCAAGAAAGAAGAATGAAGAAATTAGGCAGTGCTGTTCGTAAATAGAGCACCGGCCGATCACTGTCGAATCAGAATGCTCCGCGCTGTAATATCATTTTCATGGCCCATGTTTTGCTGTGACGTAACCGCATGGCGACGTATCCTCGCTATGTGTTGATTGCTGACGGCTGCACCTTTCACCTAACATGGCGGTGTCATAATCGTGCCTGGCTGCTGCAGGAACCCTGGGCAAAGCAGGCCTACTACGATCTGCTCTGCCGTTACAAAGACCGATACCACATTGCCATCCATTCCTACGACTTAATGGACAATCACCCCCACCTGACCGGGACGATTCTCGGCACCAAAGAGGAACTCTCCGCCTTCATGCGGACCGTGAATGGGGTGTTCGCTCGCCAATTGAACCGTCGACTACAGCGTGAAGGACAAGTAGTGATGGATCGTTTCAAGTCGCCGCTCATCCAAGATGATGCCACGCACCTGCATGTCATGGCCTATGGCAACCTCAACCCGGTCCGCGCCCGCATGGTGCCTCATATCAAAGACTATCAATGGACGTCGTACCATTACTACGCCAATGGACGGCCTGATCCTCTCATTACACCAGCCCCTGCTTACCTCGCCCTTGGGACTACGGACGGCGCACGCCAACAGGCGTACCGTGCGATGATCGATGAGTTAGTGGCAGCAGAAGACGCCTGGCCAGCATCAGGTTATACCCAGCAAGCGTTTCTCGGCGATCCACACTGGGTACATGATCGATACGCAGCACTCCAATCCTACCGCGCGGCCAAATGCGCTCGTGTCCAGCGACAGGCCCACAAAACGGCTTATCAGCTCGCACCGCCCTAGACAGCTGCGCGCAATCCACAACCGCAGTAATTGAATCAGACTCAAAGCTCTTGAGTATCGCCCTCAACGTCCTGTGCGGAGCTGGTTGTGATAGAAACACGTCGTGATTTACCCCCTTACTGACTGCGTACCATCCTGCGATGCCCCGAATAGCTCCACCTCGCCTACAATAGGGGCGATTGCTGCAGCAATCTCAAGATTGCATTATGGCTGTTCCGTATCCCCCCAAGATTTTCTGCCGGGAACGGCAGTTGCTCCGTCGGAAGGTTGTGCGTCGGAAGGTTGTGCTCCGTCGGAGGGCTGTGCGTCGGAGGGCTGTGCGTCGGAGGGTCGTGTTCAAAGTGGTCACGCTTGCTCCGGCGGAAAGTTGCCCTCCGTCGGAGGGTTGCCCTCATACCTGCGCCACATCCATCACGATAAAGTACGGGACGCGGGCAGCCGGGGCGAGGATCGGAAACCGTTTGACGGCTGCGATAGTTGGGCGTGGTTCGACAAGCCGGCGGATGCCCAAACCCACCGCATGCAATACCTCAGTGTAATAGCTGAGCGGCCGATGATACATGGCGACATTATACGCATTCAAATGTCTGAGCGGCCACCGTTGCAGCAACCGTCGTTCGCCAAAATATTCATCCATTGTGAAAAAACGTGGTTGTTTCGCGCGGCGCGGCCACCAGCCACCAAGATTCGGATTAAAGCAGGGGTGCAATATTGCGAAGACAAAATGCCCACCAGGCGCCAGCACGCGCGCAACCTCACGAATAGTCCGGCGTACACAATAGATATCCATGAGACTCATCGAAGCAACCACGACATCGAAGTGGCCACTCGCGAACCGCGACAGGTTCGACGCCGTCCCATGAACATACGTAATGTCGCCACGAGCCTCTGTAGTTTGCGCGTGCCGCAGCAACGCCATCGAGTGATCGAGCGCGGTCACGTGCGCTCCGCGCGCCGCCATCCACCGCGCAACTTGCCCTTCACCGCAACCGAGATCCAACACGCGCCGGTGGGCCACATGACCAAGTAAGCGATGCAATGCGGGATAGATGACATACGGGCGAAACGGATCGTTGCCACGCACAAGCGTAGTCCAGGTCTCGGCAAAACGATCCCAAACAATCCGATCATCCCGTGCCAAGGAACGCGTTGAACGTTGTGACATGATTTTACATTGCCCGCCTTAACAACGCTGTCAAGAATGGCCGGGGTCGAATGGAACAATCCATGAGACGTTGTTACATCATCGGGGAAAGATCTGGCGACAGTCGATCTCTGCCAGCGGGATGCACTGTTTTGCGGACTCGACGTACGCGGTGGCAACCATCCCGGCTATTGATCGACCGCGGGTCGGAATTGGTCACTCCGACCACGGCGCAGGCGGTGCCAAAAAACACCGTGCCGTCGGAGGGTAGATTCTTTACGTTCATGCGCGACGAGTTCTTAGCGTCGCCCCTCAGCCACAGACGGCACGGACTCGCCGATTACCAACTCTGACGAAGTAACGATTTCGCCATCATCCTCACGCCATTGCCATTCCAACAGTCCCGGCAGCCAAAGAAGCGCCGCCAGGCAACAGCAGCCGACGCCCAACGCGGCGACGAGCCCGAACGAAAAGACGCCGTGGTTGTCGGCGGCAAGCAACGCGCCGAACCCGCACATGGTGGTCAGCGAACTCCCTAAAATGGACGGCATCACGTGTCGGTAGACGCTGCGGAAATTTGTCCAACCATGTTGGCGAACGTGTTGATAGCAATAGATCGCGTAATCGACTCCAATGCCCATCAGGATCGGAATCGCCGCGAGGTTCACAATCGTGAACTGGATACCGCAGAGTGCCATGATGCCAAAAAGCGCGGTCATCCCGACGGCCATCGGGAGAAAACACCGCGCGGCGTGGCGGAAACGGCGAAACGACACGAGCAATGCGGCCCAAATCATCAGCAGACTTGCGACCACAACCCAGCGTCCCTCGGAGAGGAGCTGCTCGACGACGTGGAAGAACACGATCGATTCGCCCGAGACGACGACGCGCTCTCGGCAATCGGGACATGCGACTTCCGTGGCCTCGCGGACGAAGGTACGGAGTGCCCGACCATCCTGCCGGTCGAAATCGGGAAAGATATACAGGAAGCGACCGAAGCCACCTTCCAGATCTTCGAATTTGTTCAGAATGGCGGCAGGCAGATCCTGGAAAGTAATCGGCGTGGGCGCCAACGCAGGGGCCAGCCGCTCATACGTGGCGCGCTCGTCGGCGGTCATCAGACGGAGCACCGTGGGAGTAAAAGCCGCGCGCAGCCGCGCCACCAATTGCATCTTCTCCGTCTGGTCGTCGGGCACGAAGTCCGCCAATGCGAGCGCGTTTTGAATCGTGCTCCGTCCTCCTTGCGCCCGCCGTGCGTCCCGCGCGCTGCGCAGACTCCGCGCAAACGCCTTCGCGTCTTCCGGCGTCGCGGCACGGGCCACTTCCGGATTGACCGAATAGGTGAAGATCTCGTCCACAGCTTGATCGAGCGACTTCGTCGCCTGCAGGCCCATAATGTTGCTGTAGTTGTAGTCGAGTCGCAGCCGTCCCATCGCCACCGGCACCACGCACGCCGCCACTAACAGCGACAACAACACGAACGTGCGACGTCGCGTCAGCACTGGGAACATGGCCCCCGCCAGCCGCGCCAAGCGTGGCGGCTCACTCCCCTCGATCTGCAGCGGACGGATCCGCTCAAAAATCAACGTAAGAGCCGGAAAGACATAGAGCATTGCCAACAAGGTACAAAAGATTCCAACCCCAGCGATGATCCCGAATTGAAAGAGCGGTTTGAAATCGCTGAAGGCCAGCGCAAAAAACGCCGCGGCGGTGGTGACGGTTTCCAACCACATCGCCATCGCTAATTCACGATAGCAGTGCTGCAAGGCGGCCAGCGGAGCTTTGCTCCGTCGGCGCGCCTCCGCGTAGTGACTATAGAAGTGGATCCCTAAATCATCCGCCAGACCCATCAGGACCGCGCACGCCACGGACGTGAAGAAATTGAGCGCGCCGAACATCAGATACGCCATCCCCATGGCCCAGA is from Deltaproteobacteria bacterium and encodes:
- a CDS encoding MOSC N-terminal beta barrel domain-containing protein, which translates into the protein MQQLFRLYRHIVKGLQTESVAVAALLPNAGLEWDRNFALQHVSTLSADLIATTAHPWISKKRLLTQHDFPQLARLRPHWDAAQRTLSLWLEDHCLIAADCSTLAGRQRLASVVEEYLAHGAAFERAYHPTMEHVQLLGDAARPQTRYTDANQGPVSVALRASLADMEQRYQHSIDLRRFRINVWLGAARPGTNCNGAVGGSRSAPSHFSSLNRLVAAPISMSIRKLACIASHCSIRWRAGWGTATSASALQS
- a CDS encoding aspartate/glutamate racemase family protein — translated: MRTIGLIGGLSPESTVVYYQTLNHLVRARLGGLHSAPLVLYSVDFGHHVEMGQRSDWAGLSRELVAAAQAVERAGAACLLIGANTMHRWADDVAAAVTIPLIHLVDVTAAAIQARGCRQVGLLGTRYTMEDGFYRDRLRERYAIETLVPDATEQQFVHDSIYGELCHGTVTSATQQRYRELVERFQQQGADGVILGCTEIPHILRPEQSAVPLFDTVRIHCEAAVAWA
- a CDS encoding class I SAM-dependent methyltransferase, whose amino-acid sequence is MSQRSTRSLARDDRIVWDRFAETWTTLVRGNDPFRPYVIYPALHRLLGHVAHRRVLDLGCGEGQVARWMAARGAHVTALDHSMALLRHAQTTEARGDITYVHGTASNLSRFASGHFDVVVASMSLMDIYCVRRTIREVARVLAPGGHFVFAILHPCFNPNLGGWWPRRAKQPRFFTMDEYFGERRLLQRWPLRHLNAYNVAMYHRPLSYYTEVLHAVGLGIRRLVEPRPTIAAVKRFPILAPAARVPYFIVMDVAQV
- a CDS encoding transposase, with the translated sequence MATYPRYVLIADGCTFHLTWRCHNRAWLLQEPWAKQAYYDLLCRYKDRYHIAIHSYDLMDNHPHLTGTILGTKEELSAFMRTVNGVFARQLNRRLQREGQVVMDRFKSPLIQDDATHLHVMAYGNLNPVRARMVPHIKDYQWTSYHYYANGRPDPLITPAPAYLALGTTDGARQQAYRAMIDELVAAEDAWPASGYTQQAFLGDPHWVHDRYAALQSYRAAKCARVQRQAHKTAYQLAPP
- a CDS encoding MMPL family transporter encodes the protein MPQRPRFGEGLFLWAMARPWWVLAVALLFSVLALFGIQRLRIEANFADSLPDDQPEVIELRHLQRVVGGASYVIVTIRPPSPELVPPFLDALAARLKDHPDVRYVDYRPPNDFLRRAALLFMPLAELREFAAQVERRLDQLKLKEFYVDFSGPEESAISLQALDAKYQFIKGHDWYRNDAGTLFVMLIKPTGRATDTAFTTRLLRDVRAAIAASREALGPAYAAPEFDVRLTGPYVKAMTQLARVVTDAKRVALVSFVSMVFVLTLYFRRKRVVAMLMLPLSMGILWAMGMAYLMFGALNFFTSVACAVLMGLADDLGIHFYSHYAEARRRSKAPLAALQHCYRELAMAMWLETVTTAAAFFALAFSDFKPLFQFGIIAGVGIFCTLLAMLYVFPALTLIFERIRPLQIEGSEPPRLARLAGAMFPVLTRRRTFVLLSLLVAACVVPVAMGRLRLDYNYSNIMGLQATKSLDQAVDEIFTYSVNPEVARAATPEDAKAFARSLRSARDARRAQGGRSTIQNALALADFVPDDQTEKMQLVARLRAAFTPTVLRLMTADERATYERLAPALAPTPITFQDLPAAILNKFEDLEGGFGRFLYIFPDFDRQDGRALRTFVREATEVACPDCRERVVVSGESIVFFHVVEQLLSEGRWVVVASLLMIWAALLVSFRRFRHAARCFLPMAVGMTALFGIMALCGIQFTIVNLAAIPILMGIGVDYAIYCYQHVRQHGWTNFRSVYRHVMPSILGSSLTTMCGFGALLAADNHGVFSFGLVAALGVGCCCLAALLWLPGLLEWQWREDDGEIVTSSELVIGESVPSVAEGRR